Proteins co-encoded in one Cupriavidus nantongensis genomic window:
- the phoB gene encoding phosphate regulon transcriptional regulator PhoB, whose amino-acid sequence MPSSILVVEDEPAIAELIAVNLQHAGHYPIRAYNAEQALSLMSDVLPDLVLLDWMLPGKSGANFAKELRANDRTRQIPIIMLTARGEEQDKVMGLEAGADDYVTKPFSPKELLARIKAVLRRRAPQLTDDVVAINGLRLDPATHRVTGQDESGPIKLDLGPTEFRLLHFLMTHPERVHSRSQLLDQVWGDHVFVEERTVDVHIKRLRAALTPGGYSNMIETVRGSGYRLARTPGA is encoded by the coding sequence ATGCCAAGCAGTATTCTCGTTGTCGAAGACGAACCGGCGATCGCCGAACTGATCGCCGTGAACCTGCAGCACGCGGGGCATTATCCGATCCGGGCCTATAACGCCGAGCAGGCGCTGTCGCTGATGAGCGATGTGCTGCCCGACCTGGTGCTGCTCGACTGGATGCTCCCGGGCAAGTCAGGCGCGAACTTCGCCAAGGAGTTGCGCGCCAACGACCGCACCCGCCAGATCCCCATCATCATGCTGACCGCCCGCGGCGAGGAGCAGGACAAGGTGATGGGGCTCGAAGCCGGCGCCGACGACTACGTCACCAAGCCGTTCTCGCCCAAGGAACTGCTGGCGCGGATCAAGGCCGTGCTGCGCCGCCGCGCGCCGCAGCTGACCGACGACGTGGTGGCAATCAACGGCCTGCGTCTCGACCCCGCCACGCACCGCGTCACCGGCCAGGACGAGAGCGGCCCGATCAAGCTGGACCTGGGTCCCACCGAGTTCCGCCTGCTGCACTTCCTGATGACGCATCCCGAGCGCGTGCACAGCCGCTCGCAACTGCTCGACCAGGTCTGGGGCGACCACGTCTTCGTCGAGGAGCGCACCGTCGACGTCCATATCAAGCGCCTGCGCGCCGCGCTGACGCCGGGCGGCTACAGCAACATGATCGAAACCGTGCGCGGCAGCGGCTACCGGCTGGCGCGCACACCTGGCGCCTGA
- the phoU gene encoding phosphate signaling complex protein PhoU: protein MTDKHLSTQFDADLNAINTKLLQMGGLVESQIELAMRALTDFDAEIADQVIAREIQLNALEVEIDADCGNIIARRQPTARDLRLVMAISKTITNLERAGDEAEKIAKRTKHIMEDASAHSINYAEVKLSGEMAIALLRQALDAFARLDTVAAARIVKDDKAIDEEFRGFVRKLITYMMEDPRTISVALDFLFIAKAVERIGDHAKNIAEFIIYIVKGTDVRHVSREDMEREALS from the coding sequence ATGACTGACAAGCACCTGTCGACCCAGTTCGACGCAGACCTCAACGCCATCAACACCAAGCTGCTGCAGATGGGCGGGCTGGTGGAGTCGCAGATCGAGCTGGCCATGCGCGCGCTGACCGACTTCGACGCCGAGATCGCCGACCAGGTGATCGCGCGCGAGATCCAGCTCAACGCGCTGGAAGTCGAGATCGATGCCGATTGCGGCAACATCATCGCCCGGCGCCAGCCGACCGCGCGCGACCTGCGCCTGGTGATGGCCATTTCCAAGACCATCACCAACCTCGAGCGCGCCGGCGACGAGGCCGAGAAAATCGCCAAGCGCACCAAGCACATCATGGAAGACGCGTCGGCGCACAGCATCAACTACGCCGAGGTCAAGCTCTCGGGCGAGATGGCGATCGCGCTGCTGCGCCAGGCGCTCGACGCCTTTGCCCGGCTGGATACGGTCGCGGCGGCGCGCATCGTCAAGGACGACAAGGCCATCGACGAGGAATTCCGCGGCTTCGTGCGCAAGCTGATCACGTACATGATGGAAGACCCGCGCACGATCTCGGTCGCGCTCGATTTCCTGTTCATCGCCAAGGCGGTCGAGCGCATCGGCGATCACGCCAAGAACATCGCGGAATTTATCATTTACATTGTCAAGGGGACGGACGTCCGCCATGTCTCGCGCGAGGACATGGAGCGCGAAGCGCTGAGCTGA
- the pstB gene encoding phosphate ABC transporter ATP-binding protein PstB, giving the protein MTSTVIDIPDSVRAKIDVRNLNFYYGQFHALKNINMSIPDRKVTAFIGPSGCGKSTLLRTFNKMYALYPEQRAEGEINMDGDNLLTAKQDIALLRAKVGMVFQKPTPFPMSIYDNIAFGVRLFEKLSRSEMDDRVEWALTKAALWNEAKDKLHQSGYGLSGGQQQRLCIARGIAIRPEVLLLDEPCSALDPISTGRIEELIAELKDEYTVVIVTHNMQQAARCSDYTAYMYLGELIEFGETEKIFIKPHRKETEDYITGRFG; this is encoded by the coding sequence ATGACCTCCACCGTCATCGACATTCCCGATTCGGTTCGCGCCAAGATCGACGTGCGCAACCTGAACTTCTACTACGGCCAGTTCCATGCCCTGAAGAACATCAACATGTCGATCCCGGACCGCAAGGTCACGGCCTTCATCGGCCCGTCGGGATGCGGCAAGTCGACGCTGCTGCGTACCTTCAACAAGATGTACGCGCTCTATCCCGAGCAGCGCGCCGAGGGCGAGATCAACATGGACGGCGACAACCTGCTGACCGCCAAGCAGGATATCGCGCTCTTGCGCGCCAAGGTCGGCATGGTGTTCCAGAAGCCGACGCCGTTCCCGATGTCGATCTATGACAACATCGCCTTCGGCGTGCGCCTGTTCGAGAAGCTGTCGCGCTCGGAAATGGACGACCGCGTGGAGTGGGCGCTGACCAAGGCGGCGCTGTGGAACGAGGCCAAGGACAAGCTGCACCAGTCGGGCTACGGCCTGTCCGGCGGCCAGCAGCAGCGCCTGTGCATCGCGCGCGGCATCGCCATCCGTCCCGAGGTGCTGCTGCTGGACGAGCCGTGCTCGGCGCTGGACCCGATTTCCACCGGCCGCATCGAAGAGCTGATCGCCGAGCTGAAGGACGAGTACACCGTGGTGATCGTCACGCACAACATGCAGCAGGCGGCGCGCTGCTCGGACTACACCGCCTACATGTACCTGGGCGAACTGATCGAGTTCGGCGAGACCGAGAAGATCTTCATCAAGCCGCACCGCAAGGAAACGGAAGACTACATCACCGGCCGCTTCGGCTGA
- the pstA gene encoding phosphate ABC transporter permease PstA, with the protein MTQASQAMSSVSIPAVHADADAVRARLQGRRRRVNLYALTASLVAMGFGLFWLAWILWTTVTLGVGGLSLDLFTQMTPAPNTAGGGLANAIFGSFVMVGMATLFGTPLGILAGIYLAEYGKSSPLASFIRFINDILLSAPSIVIGLFVYALVVTRMGHFSGWAGICALALLQVPIVVRTTENMLNLVPNALREAAFALGTPKWKMVLSITVKSSYAGIVTGVLLAVARIAGETAPLLFTALSNQFWTTDLNKPMANLPVTIFRFAMSPFTEWQQLAWAGVFLITIGVLALNILARILFKK; encoded by the coding sequence ATGACCCAAGCGAGCCAGGCCATGTCTTCCGTATCGATCCCCGCCGTCCATGCCGATGCCGATGCCGTGCGCGCGCGTCTGCAGGGCCGCCGCCGCCGCGTCAACCTGTACGCGCTGACCGCCTCGCTGGTGGCAATGGGCTTCGGCCTGTTCTGGCTGGCGTGGATCCTGTGGACCACCGTCACGCTGGGCGTCGGCGGGCTGTCGCTGGACCTGTTCACGCAGATGACGCCGGCCCCCAATACCGCCGGCGGCGGCCTCGCCAATGCCATCTTCGGCAGCTTCGTGATGGTCGGCATGGCCACGCTGTTCGGCACGCCGCTGGGCATCCTGGCGGGCATCTACCTGGCCGAGTACGGCAAGAGCTCGCCGCTGGCCAGCTTTATCCGCTTTATCAACGACATCCTGCTGTCGGCACCGTCGATCGTGATCGGCCTGTTCGTCTACGCGCTGGTGGTGACCCGCATGGGCCACTTCTCGGGCTGGGCCGGCATCTGCGCGCTGGCGCTGCTGCAGGTGCCGATCGTGGTGCGCACCACCGAGAACATGCTGAACCTGGTGCCCAACGCGCTGCGCGAGGCCGCCTTCGCCCTGGGCACGCCCAAGTGGAAGATGGTGCTATCGATCACGGTGAAGTCATCGTACGCGGGAATTGTGACCGGCGTATTGCTGGCGGTGGCCCGTATCGCCGGCGAAACCGCGCCGCTGCTGTTCACCGCATTGTCTAACCAGTTCTGGACCACCGACCTGAACAAGCCGATGGCCAACCTGCCGGTGACCATCTTCCGCTTCGCCATGAGCCCGTTCACCGAATGGCAGCAACTGGCCTGGGCGGGTGTGTTCCTGATTACGATCGGCGTGCTGGCCCTGAATATCCTGGCGCGCATCCTGTTCAAGAAATAA
- the pstC gene encoding phosphate ABC transporter permease PstC, translated as MATIPSDTRNVQPPSRMGDILFGGLTRGAAIVTLLLLGGIIVSLAISAWPSIEAFGARFLWSSEWDPPADVYGALVPIYGTIVTSLIALIIAVPVSFGIALFLTELSPAWLRRPLGTAIELLAAVPSIVYGMWGLLVFAPIFGEYFQKPLAATVGQLPVIGKLFQGAPLGIGLLCAGVILAIMIIPYIASVMRDVFEVTPVLLKESAYGVGCTTWEVMWNVVLPYTRAGVIGGVMLGLGRALGETMAVTFVIGNTNLLDSASLFSPGNSITSALANEFAEAGAGLHTAALMELGLILFFITFVVLALSKLLLLRLAKNEGAK; from the coding sequence ATGGCGACTATCCCCTCCGACACCCGCAACGTCCAGCCCCCGAGCCGCATGGGCGACATCCTGTTCGGCGGCCTGACGCGGGGCGCCGCGATCGTGACGCTGCTGCTGCTGGGCGGCATCATCGTCTCGCTCGCGATCAGCGCCTGGCCCTCGATCGAGGCCTTCGGCGCGCGCTTCCTGTGGTCCTCGGAGTGGGATCCTCCCGCCGATGTCTATGGTGCGCTGGTGCCCATCTACGGCACCATCGTGACCTCGCTGATCGCATTGATCATCGCGGTGCCGGTCAGCTTCGGCATCGCCCTGTTCCTGACCGAGCTGTCGCCGGCCTGGCTGCGCCGCCCGCTCGGCACCGCCATCGAACTGCTGGCCGCGGTGCCGTCGATCGTCTACGGCATGTGGGGCCTGCTCGTGTTCGCGCCGATCTTCGGCGAGTATTTCCAGAAGCCCCTGGCCGCCACGGTGGGCCAGCTGCCGGTGATCGGCAAGCTGTTCCAGGGCGCGCCGCTGGGCATCGGCCTGCTGTGCGCGGGCGTGATCCTGGCGATCATGATCATTCCGTACATCGCCTCGGTGATGCGCGACGTGTTCGAAGTCACCCCGGTGCTGCTCAAGGAATCGGCCTACGGCGTCGGCTGCACCACCTGGGAAGTGATGTGGAACGTGGTGCTGCCCTACACCCGCGCCGGCGTGATCGGCGGCGTGATGCTGGGCCTGGGCCGCGCGCTGGGCGAGACCATGGCCGTCACCTTCGTGATCGGCAATACCAACCTGCTGGACAGCGCCTCGCTGTTCTCGCCGGGCAACAGCATCACCTCGGCGCTCGCCAACGAGTTCGCCGAAGCCGGCGCCGGCCTGCATACCGCCGCGCTGATGGAGTTGGGCCTGATCCTGTTCTTCATCACCTTCGTGGTGCTGGCGCTGTCCAAGCTGTTGCTGCTGCGACTGGCCAAGAATGAGGGCGCAAAATGA
- the pstS gene encoding phosphate ABC transporter substrate-binding protein PstS: protein MKLVKTAVAGIVSMVVAGTAFAAEITGAGASFPAPVYSKWADAYNKATGNKVNYQSIGSSGGIKQIGAKTVDFGASDAPLKDEDLNKQGLVQFPTVIGGVVPVINLQGVKPGELTITGEVLANIYLGKIKKWDDPAIKALNPQAKLPSQDILPVRRADGSGTTFIFTNYLSKVSADWKGTVGEGTTVNWPGGGTGGKGNEGVAAFVQRLNGAIGYVEYAYAKQNKMTHVNMKNASGAVVKPGDDAFKAAAAGADWSKSYYQILTNQPGKDAWPIAGATFILVHKNQEKPGQGTEVLKFFDWAYKSGANMAAELDYVPLPENVVNQIRSTWKTSVKDASGKALY from the coding sequence ATGAAGCTGGTCAAGACTGCCGTGGCAGGCATCGTTTCGATGGTGGTGGCGGGTACTGCGTTCGCGGCGGAAATTACCGGTGCAGGCGCTTCCTTCCCGGCGCCCGTGTATTCCAAGTGGGCCGACGCATATAACAAGGCAACGGGCAACAAGGTCAACTATCAATCCATCGGCTCGTCGGGCGGCATCAAGCAGATCGGTGCCAAGACGGTCGATTTCGGCGCCTCGGACGCGCCGCTGAAGGACGAGGACCTGAACAAGCAGGGCCTGGTCCAGTTCCCGACCGTGATCGGCGGCGTGGTGCCGGTGATCAACCTGCAGGGCGTGAAGCCGGGCGAGCTGACCATCACCGGCGAGGTGCTGGCCAACATCTACCTGGGCAAGATCAAGAAGTGGGATGATCCCGCCATCAAGGCGCTGAACCCGCAAGCCAAGCTGCCGAGCCAGGACATCCTGCCGGTGCGCCGTGCCGACGGTTCGGGCACCACCTTCATCTTCACCAACTACCTGTCCAAGGTCAGCGCTGACTGGAAGGGCACGGTGGGCGAGGGCACCACGGTCAACTGGCCGGGCGGCGGCACCGGCGGCAAGGGCAACGAGGGCGTGGCCGCCTTCGTGCAGCGCCTGAACGGCGCCATCGGCTATGTCGAGTACGCCTACGCCAAGCAGAACAAGATGACCCACGTGAACATGAAGAACGCGTCGGGTGCCGTGGTCAAGCCGGGTGACGACGCCTTCAAGGCCGCCGCCGCCGGCGCGGACTGGAGCAAGAGCTACTACCAGATCCTGACCAACCAGCCGGGCAAGGACGCCTGGCCGATCGCCGGCGCCACCTTCATCCTGGTGCACAAGAACCAGGAAAAGCCGGGGCAGGGCACCGAAGTGCTGAAGTTCTTCGACTGGGCCTACAAGAGCGGCGCCAACATGGCCGCCGAACTCGACTACGTGCCGCTGCCGGAGAACGTGGTCAACCAGATCCGTTCGACCTGGAAGACCAGCGTCAAGGACGCTTCGGGCAAGGCGCTGTACTGA
- the glmM gene encoding phosphoglucosamine mutase: protein MTRKYFGTDGVRGKVGDAPITPDFVMRLGHAAGKVLAHGARTGQGKPTVLIGKDTRISGYMLEAALEAGFTSAGVHVLLTGPLPTPGIAYLTRALRLSAGVVISASHNPYYDNGIKFFSASGDKLPDAVEAAIEAALDEPMVCAPSDDLGRARRIDDAAGRYIEFCKSTFPYEQDLHGLKLVVDCAHGAAYHIAPPVFHELGADVVAIGNQPNGRNINAGYGATAPEKLIEAVKANGADLGLAFDGDADRLQVVDADGRLYNGDELLYLIVRDRQAAGQAVPGAVGTLMTNMAVELALKREGVEFVRAKVGDRYVLEELNKRNWTLGGEGSGHLLCLDRHSTGDGIVSALQVLGALRRSGKTLAQLLDGVKLFPQTLINVRVQKGFDWQTHAGLQAARAAVEPELEGRGRVLIRASGTEPVVRVMVEAEQAEMAERAARKLADALGA, encoded by the coding sequence ATGACACGCAAGTATTTCGGGACCGATGGCGTGCGGGGCAAGGTCGGCGATGCGCCGATCACGCCGGACTTCGTGATGCGGCTGGGCCATGCCGCGGGCAAGGTGCTGGCGCACGGCGCCAGGACCGGGCAGGGCAAGCCGACCGTGCTGATCGGCAAGGACACGCGCATTTCGGGCTATATGCTGGAAGCCGCGCTGGAAGCCGGCTTTACCTCGGCGGGCGTGCATGTGCTGCTGACCGGCCCGCTGCCGACCCCCGGCATCGCCTACCTGACGCGGGCGCTGCGGCTGTCGGCCGGCGTGGTGATCTCGGCCAGCCACAATCCTTACTACGACAACGGCATCAAGTTCTTCTCGGCCAGCGGCGACAAGCTGCCCGACGCGGTCGAGGCGGCGATCGAAGCGGCGCTCGACGAGCCCATGGTGTGTGCCCCGTCCGACGACCTGGGGCGCGCCCGCCGCATCGACGATGCCGCCGGCCGCTATATCGAATTCTGCAAGAGCACCTTCCCGTACGAGCAGGACCTGCATGGCCTGAAGCTGGTGGTCGACTGCGCCCATGGCGCGGCCTATCACATCGCGCCGCCGGTGTTCCATGAGCTCGGCGCCGACGTGGTCGCCATCGGCAACCAGCCGAACGGCCGCAATATCAACGCCGGCTACGGCGCGACCGCGCCGGAAAAGCTGATCGAGGCGGTCAAGGCCAACGGCGCGGACCTGGGCCTGGCTTTCGATGGCGATGCGGACCGGCTGCAGGTGGTCGATGCCGATGGCCGGCTCTACAACGGCGACGAACTGCTGTATCTGATCGTGCGCGACCGCCAGGCCGCGGGCCAGGCGGTACCCGGCGCGGTCGGCACGCTGATGACCAATATGGCGGTGGAACTGGCGCTCAAGCGCGAGGGGGTCGAGTTCGTGCGCGCCAAGGTGGGCGACCGCTATGTGCTGGAGGAGCTGAACAAGCGCAATTGGACCCTGGGCGGCGAGGGCTCCGGCCACTTGCTGTGCCTGGATCGCCACAGCACCGGCGACGGCATCGTCTCCGCATTGCAGGTGCTGGGCGCACTGCGCCGCAGCGGCAAGACGCTGGCGCAACTGCTCGATGGCGTGAAGCTGTTCCCGCAGACGCTGATCAATGTGCGCGTGCAGAAGGGCTTCGACTGGCAGACCCATGCCGGCCTGCAGGCGGCGCGTGCCGCGGTGGAACCGGAACTGGAAGGCCGCGGCCGGGTACTGATCCGCGCCTCGGGCACCGAGCCCGTGGTGCGCGTGATGGTCGAGGCGGAGCAGGCCGAGATGGCCGAGCGCGCGGCCAGGAAGCTGGCGGACGCGCTGGGTGCCTGA
- the ftsH gene encoding ATP-dependent zinc metalloprotease FtsH, translating to MNNNLFQKAAIWLVIALVLFTVFKQFDKPRAQDSVTYSQFMDDAKNGKVSRVDVQGRNLVVSPKEGAKYTIISPGDIWMVGDLMKYGVQVTGKADDEPNVLVQALYYLGPTLLIIVFWFYMMRQMQGGGKGGAFSFGKSRARLIDENQNAVTFQDVAGCDESKEEVVELVDFLKDPQKFQKLGGRIPRGVLLVGPPGTGKTLLARAIAGEAKVPFFSISGSDFVEMFVGVGAARVRDMFENAKKQAPCIVFIDEIDAVGRHRGAGMGGGNDEREQTLNQMLVEMDGFEANSGVIVIAATNRADVLDKALLRPGRFDRQVYVGLPDIRGREQILKVHMRKVPIGNDVDASVIARGTPGFSGADLANLVNEAALFAARRNKRVVDMQDFEDAKDKIYMGPERKSTVMREEERRATAYHESGHAVVAKLLPKADPVHKVTIMPRGWALGVTWQLPEHDKYSKYKDSMLEEVAILFGGRAAEEVFLNAMSTGASNDFERATKIARDMVTRFGMSDSLGAMVYVDTEQDGMFGKLSSKTVSEATQQKVDAEIRRIIDEQYALAKRLLEENRDKVEAMTNALMEWETIDADQVNDIMAGKPPRPPRSASGPNGGGSTPSGGSPVAPTNAPATA from the coding sequence TTGAATAACAACCTGTTTCAAAAGGCGGCAATCTGGCTCGTGATCGCGCTGGTGTTGTTTACCGTCTTCAAGCAGTTCGACAAGCCCCGTGCGCAGGACAGCGTCACCTATTCGCAGTTCATGGATGACGCCAAGAACGGCAAGGTGTCGCGTGTCGACGTGCAGGGCCGCAACCTGGTGGTCTCGCCCAAGGAAGGGGCCAAGTACACCATCATCTCGCCGGGCGACATCTGGATGGTCGGCGACCTGATGAAGTACGGCGTGCAGGTCACCGGCAAGGCGGACGACGAACCCAACGTGCTGGTCCAGGCCCTGTATTACCTCGGGCCGACCCTGCTGATCATCGTGTTCTGGTTCTACATGATGCGTCAGATGCAGGGTGGCGGAAAAGGCGGCGCATTCTCATTCGGCAAGTCGCGTGCGCGGCTGATCGACGAGAACCAGAACGCCGTCACGTTCCAGGACGTGGCCGGCTGCGACGAGTCCAAGGAAGAAGTGGTCGAACTGGTCGACTTCCTCAAGGATCCGCAGAAGTTCCAGAAGCTGGGCGGCCGCATCCCGCGCGGCGTGCTGCTGGTCGGCCCTCCGGGCACCGGCAAGACGCTGCTGGCGCGCGCCATCGCCGGCGAGGCCAAGGTGCCGTTCTTCAGCATCTCGGGTTCCGACTTCGTGGAAATGTTCGTCGGCGTGGGCGCGGCGCGTGTGCGCGACATGTTCGAGAATGCCAAGAAGCAGGCCCCCTGCATCGTGTTCATCGATGAAATCGACGCGGTCGGCCGCCATCGTGGCGCCGGCATGGGCGGCGGCAACGATGAGCGCGAGCAGACCCTGAACCAGATGCTGGTCGAGATGGACGGCTTCGAGGCCAACTCGGGCGTGATCGTGATCGCCGCGACCAACCGTGCCGACGTGCTCGACAAGGCGCTGCTGCGTCCGGGCCGTTTCGACCGCCAGGTCTACGTGGGCCTGCCGGACATCCGCGGCCGCGAGCAGATCCTGAAGGTCCATATGCGCAAGGTGCCGATCGGCAACGACGTCGATGCCTCGGTGATCGCGCGCGGCACCCCGGGCTTCTCGGGCGCCGACCTGGCCAACCTGGTCAACGAGGCCGCGCTGTTTGCCGCCCGCCGCAACAAGCGCGTGGTCGACATGCAGGACTTCGAGGACGCCAAGGACAAGATCTACATGGGTCCGGAGCGCAAGTCGACGGTGATGCGCGAGGAAGAGCGCCGCGCCACGGCTTACCACGAGTCCGGCCATGCGGTGGTGGCCAAGCTGCTGCCCAAGGCCGACCCGGTGCACAAGGTCACCATCATGCCGCGCGGCTGGGCGCTGGGCGTGACCTGGCAGCTGCCGGAGCATGACAAGTATTCGAAGTACAAGGACAGCATGCTGGAAGAGGTCGCCATCCTGTTCGGCGGCCGCGCGGCGGAAGAGGTCTTCCTCAACGCCATGAGCACCGGCGCTTCCAACGACTTCGAGCGCGCCACCAAGATCGCGCGCGACATGGTGACCCGCTTCGGCATGAGCGATTCGCTGGGCGCGATGGTCTATGTCGATACCGAGCAGGACGGCATGTTCGGCAAGCTGTCGTCGAAGACCGTGTCGGAAGCCACGCAGCAGAAGGTCGACGCCGAGATCCGCCGCATCATCGACGAGCAATACGCGCTGGCCAAGCGCCTGCTCGAAGAGAACCGCGACAAGGTCGAGGCCATGACCAACGCGCTGATGGAATGGGAAACCATCGATGCCGACCAGGTCAACGACATCATGGCCGGCAAGCCGCCGCGTCCGCCGCGCAGCGCGTCGGGCCCGAACGGTGGCGGCAGCACGCCTTCGGGCGGCTCGCCGGTGGCGCCGACCAACGCGCCCGCCACGGCCTGA
- a CDS encoding RlmE family RNA methyltransferase, protein MAKNKFNHSWLHDHINDPYVKMAQREGYRARAAYKLKEIDEQDKLIRPGQVIVDLGAAPGSWSQYARNKLADSPRAKDGRIDGAVVAIDLLPMEPVADVTFIQGDFREESVFRELESVVLDASGGNKIDLVLSDMAPNLSGVASADAARIEYLCDLALEFAQAHLKPEGALLVKCFHGSGYSQIVEKFKRQFKVVAKRKPKASRDKSSETFILGRYLKTVD, encoded by the coding sequence ATGGCAAAGAACAAGTTCAACCACTCGTGGCTGCACGACCACATCAACGATCCGTACGTGAAAATGGCGCAGCGCGAGGGCTACCGCGCCCGCGCGGCCTACAAGCTCAAGGAGATCGACGAGCAGGACAAGCTGATCCGCCCGGGCCAGGTCATCGTCGACCTGGGCGCGGCGCCCGGCAGCTGGAGCCAGTACGCGCGCAACAAGCTGGCCGACTCGCCGCGGGCCAAGGACGGCAGGATCGACGGCGCGGTCGTGGCGATCGACCTGCTGCCGATGGAGCCTGTCGCCGACGTCACTTTCATCCAGGGCGACTTCCGCGAGGAATCGGTCTTCCGCGAGCTCGAAAGTGTGGTGCTGGACGCTTCGGGCGGCAACAAGATCGACCTTGTTTTGTCCGACATGGCCCCCAACTTGTCCGGTGTAGCCTCCGCCGACGCCGCCCGGATCGAGTACCTGTGCGACCTGGCGCTTGAATTTGCGCAGGCTCACCTGAAGCCGGAGGGAGCATTGCTGGTAAAGTGTTTCCACGGGAGCGGCTACAGCCAGATCGTGGAAAAGTTCAAACGGCAGTTCAAAGTGGTCGCGAAGCGCAAGCCCAAGGCGTCGCGCGACAAGTCTTCCGAAACCTTTATCCTTGGGCGCTACCTGAAGACAGTGGATTGA
- a CDS encoding YhbY family RNA-binding protein has translation MPALQLVPAQRSDLRSRAHALNPVVMVGAEGLTRAVLAEIDRSLAAHDLIKIRVFGDDREARIAIYEEICDQLHAAPIQHIGKLLVVWRPGEARLKENQAEDLGRHTPARRGGAAPRTVTVKKPSAAPNRRPTRKEVTVLGNERVTAGGNVKRARARPTSQKKKSLG, from the coding sequence ATGCCCGCTCTACAACTCGTCCCCGCCCAGCGCTCCGACCTGCGCTCCCGTGCCCATGCCCTGAACCCGGTCGTGATGGTCGGCGCCGAAGGCCTGACCCGCGCCGTGCTGGCCGAAATCGACCGCAGCCTGGCCGCGCACGACCTGATCAAGATCCGCGTGTTCGGCGACGACCGCGAAGCCCGCATCGCCATCTACGAAGAAATCTGCGACCAGCTCCACGCCGCGCCGATCCAGCATATCGGCAAGCTGCTGGTGGTCTGGCGTCCGGGCGAAGCCCGCCTGAAGGAGAACCAGGCCGAAGACCTCGGCCGGCACACGCCCGCGCGCCGCGGCGGCGCCGCCCCGCGCACGGTAACGGTGAAGAAGCCCAGCGCCGCGCCCAACCGCCGTCCGACCCGCAAGGAAGTTACGGTGCTCGGCAATGAGCGTGTCACCGCCGGCGGCAACGTGAAGCGCGCGCGCGCGCGCCCCACCAGCCAGAAGAAGAAATCCCTGGGCTAA
- a CDS encoding DUF4149 domain-containing protein — MFSTSYNNLPPLPHRIFLLLTVVWAGSLWTVGYMVAPTLFSVLPSREMAGMIAGHLFHTEAIVGVTIGVLQLVLCNVMIRRGAQRYRGLRWLVLGMLCCVLVGYFGTQPFMGSLKEKALALGVGVSESPYKAQFGMLHGVSSAFYLLQSLLALALVWRASAPRSAGE; from the coding sequence GTGTTCTCCACTTCCTATAACAACCTGCCCCCGCTGCCGCACCGCATCTTCCTGCTGCTGACGGTGGTGTGGGCGGGCAGCCTGTGGACCGTGGGCTACATGGTGGCGCCGACGCTGTTCTCGGTGCTGCCCAGCCGCGAGATGGCGGGCATGATCGCCGGGCACCTGTTCCATACCGAAGCCATCGTCGGCGTGACCATCGGCGTGCTGCAGCTGGTGCTGTGCAATGTGATGATCCGGCGCGGCGCGCAGCGCTACCGCGGTTTGCGCTGGCTGGTGCTGGGCATGCTGTGCTGCGTGCTGGTCGGCTACTTCGGCACCCAGCCGTTTATGGGCAGCCTGAAGGAAAAGGCGCTGGCGCTGGGCGTGGGGGTGTCGGAATCGCCGTACAAGGCGCAATTCGGCATGCTGCACGGCGTGTCCAGCGCCTTCTACCTGCTGCAAAGCCTGCTGGCGCTGGCGCTGGTGTGGCGCGCTTCGGCGCCGCGTTCGGCGGGCGAGTGA
- the greA gene encoding transcription elongation factor GreA, whose product MSTIPITKRGAELLKEELQRLKAVERPAVINAISEARAQGDLSENAEYDAAKEKQAFIEGRILEVEAKLSAAQIIDPTQLDTDGRIVFGATVDLEDLESGNPVSYQIVGDDEADLEAGKISVSSPIARALIGKFEGDVATVLAPGGEREYEVITVRYI is encoded by the coding sequence ATGAGCACCATTCCGATTACCAAGCGTGGCGCAGAGCTCCTGAAGGAAGAGCTGCAGCGCCTCAAGGCTGTCGAGCGTCCGGCGGTGATCAATGCCATCTCCGAAGCGCGCGCCCAGGGCGACCTGTCTGAAAACGCCGAGTACGACGCCGCCAAGGAAAAGCAGGCCTTTATCGAAGGCCGCATCCTGGAAGTGGAGGCCAAGCTGTCGGCCGCGCAGATCATCGACCCGACCCAGCTCGATACCGACGGCCGCATCGTCTTCGGCGCGACCGTCGACCTGGAAGACCTGGAGTCCGGCAATCCGGTCAGCTACCAGATCGTCGGCGACGACGAGGCCGACCTCGAGGCCGGCAAGATCTCGGTCAGCTCGCCGATTGCGCGCGCGCTGATCGGCAAGTTCGAAGGCGACGTCGCCACCGTGCTGGCCCCGGGCGGCGAGCGCGAGTACGAAGTCATTACGGTTCGCTACATCTGA